From Astatotilapia calliptera chromosome 19, fAstCal1.2, whole genome shotgun sequence, a single genomic window includes:
- the LOC113011958 gene encoding uncharacterized protein LOC113011958 isoform X4 has protein sequence MRTFSFNCCSVSGLALVIQEMPLYRRQEITHGLLGYLRNADNAINEPACRQQNESDAQWVKAKLGPFVQYTAYSDLKDFNISTAGLLSTLNPSEVAQLLLSSGASNNTDFIDLVFEKLEEGNVLKNVDEFLTQLTANGQTPHFQPVVRDRIMNATFIVISPHFSTFTTNDYELWFHVKLIPILASFTPEMLINTTTNISCMNYQVIVSGLALVIQEMPLYRRQEITHGLLGYLRNADNANNEPACRQQNESDAQWVKANLGPFIQYTAYSDLKDFNISTLTVLDVLSPSQKAELILDPNSGALNDAHVVREVLTSLTETSDYEQLNQFFQAFANINKQRNVTFIQNPDVRDTILNLTLTALAPQLKDFQPEDYQQWFQVYLVPVMASILPSSLRVIPSNITCESYQAIYDGLAQSLAALPLDLSQGVRSSKQYLQDTFPRCSVPASFVCKVTPVHVNLICDGVDGSKLEQILSAGNSSAALCNFTITEHACSSAPYLTSSNLVTLLNCTLKSQNIYPVEVWKLFFQKASAVLDQALETFANMASNNTYPTSSNVLEALGEVRIDNFNQAQLQSEEFITSWFKTKIRPFLAVPSFNFLFCLSSKNFSCQTYQTVIQAFGSQKASMDRDTQQAVFTHFIKPFLSRNDSTDPGCVSSITGSQAWLKANLGDFSDFATVQDLQAFNPNLSTAELLSVLSPSQMAQLVLSLGASNNTDLIDRVFERLQEGNALKNVDGFLTQLTANGQMPIFQPVVRDRVMNTTFIIISPHFSTFTTNDYELWFHVKLIPILASFTPEMLINTTTKISCTNYQVIVSGLALVIQEMPLYRRQEITHGLLGYLRNAENAINEPACRQQNESDAQWVKANLGPFVQYTSYSDLKDFNISTAGLLSTLNPSEVAQLLLSSGASNNTDFIDLVFEKLEEGNVLKNVDEFLTQLTANGQTPHFQPVVRDRVMNTTFIIISPHFSTFTTNDYELWFHVKLIPILASFTPEMLINTTTTISCTNYQVIVSGLALVIQEMPLYRRQEITHGLLGYLRNADNAINEPACRQQNESDAQWVKANLGLFVQYTSYSDLKDFNISMVNIADLLSFSQVVNLAATPSQLKSKEDVMNVMAVINPFDFGAFFDEVSPAIKVHSANYSQEVKSAFLEAVFNRGNLSSPTVSDGDFLLWLRVRLSPLLTNLSSSLVTPLFSIGIKRSCNSSQEMFALLDTLTTTLSSSTQSEIYKNIIVFLQGPPPLKCYGGGSFFVYLRNTFLSFGFPDLSTLVSLLPPMRKSELLDTISTSELGQFLSQPNVIGNSTDICVIFNNYNNTSAFLETEDVQDNVKKVILPCIWPSALNSRSRAEANLWFDLRLRNYLRFLSKSLISPDEVQNASCFAFQKLVYVMGNNFAYNSSEFEQQYVYTTIKTYLSAGSGARCYNASDAELNSTAWFVSNIGNFVTFITLDDLTTFVSTAQFQVFLKNQANLELFNNNAIPANVTNYYVTQLFAFDPNFKPVNLPGFFLCSSAVPPLAYTTMTEAETMVILDNLKTFCNGTQDPEVSAALASNIKTITPQIFTALGSSSAGLSNSQISSVPSSVLISSLSTLGSISTWSQDQASIIIQTLTASGFQINSESSLASLGTLVIGLPSEAIENTSASVLLSVSKSTTFVSNMLAAPSVVQMTFVKKIISLDTNPSQVVLNVPDAMAVEIPPSLLVFSDQSADITVLNRKTWTPDQAAIFFGVLDNTNFDIEQLSPSVLQGFTCTSAQKMTQFRTKELIRACRPRSGRAKVQLKESQLTCMLNLLSGEISQNFTDYPSDMLLYLSSKNVNKGNCRSYFSALGAADFSVASKILNKGSQLFREATVCLGINGLSLSRENIEILGNMACTLDGSYIQNADPLILEKLKACNDFSASQVAAMETLLLSGTTQYGNAASWNKQTLENLVPLPLYFTRNIWNRFDSTTKKMFLKTFMPKLRKANTEKSKLKTLFQAISGRTTKRGAGCTKGNITQVIVSDSAFPFGYDLTQFDLCLDVPVLKENLNSICNKVDDNGFQTVILKKLNEAFPSGIPDQDVQLLGSVSRVASLDDISKWNITKIDTLAALMKAEDGPWEAAKSNKIITQYLSTSGNSLGSTELTIIDSNLCSLNTSTLQTISPDSIRNASPLNVSSCSAEQKQVLYGISTTSFSSQRSSSSIIYQLIKPYLGGAPLQDIVTLSTQNISMDISTFSSLDPAVIANLTVSNVKGLVGMHLPDLKLFENDTVVQTWINLQLQSELDTLNLGLISNRISPTPGSNSTTTAPGSNSTTTAPGSNSTTTAPGSNSTTIAPGSNSTTTAPGSNSTTTAPGSNSTTIAPGSNSTTTAPGSNSTTIAPGSNSTTTAPGSNSTTTASLTNGEVELGKSQTTMMLGALLTAVLQMLLQPA, from the exons ACCCCACATTTCCAGCCTGTTGTGAGAGATCGGATCATGAATGCGACCTTCATCGTCATCAGTCCACATTTCTCCACTTTCACGACAAACGACTATGAACTTTGGTTCCATGTGAAACTGATTCCTATCCTTGCCAGTTTTACTCCAGAAATGCTCATAAACACAACCACAAACATCAGCTGCATGAATTACCAAGTCAT TGTGAGTGGGTTGGCTTTAGTTATCCAGGAGATGCCACTGTACAGACGGCAAGAGATCACACATGGTCTGCTGGGCTACCTAAGAAATGCTGACAATGCCAACAATGAGCCAG CTTGCAGGCAACAAAATGAGAGTGATGCCCAATGGGTTAAAGCAAATCTGGGTCCATTCATCCAATATACAGCGTACTCTGACCTCAAAGACTTCAACATCTCTACG CTGACAGTTCTGGACGTTCTTTCACCATCGCAGAAGGCTGAACTAATCCTAGATCCAAACAGTGGTGCTTTAAACGATGCACATGTTGTAAGGGAGGTGTTGACAAGCTTGACAGAGACCAGTGATTATGAGCAGCTCAACCAATTCTTCCAGGCTTTTGCAAACATCaacaagcag AGAAATGTCACCTTCATCCAAAATCCAGATGTGCGAGACACCATTTTGAACCTGACCTTGACAGCCCTTGCTCCTCAGCTTAAAGACTTTCAGCCAGAAGACTATCAACAGTGGTTCCAGGTTTATTTGGTTCCTGTGATGGCGAGCATCCTTCCTAGCAGCTTGCGGGTGATCCCCAGTAACATCACCTGTGAATCCTACCAGGCTAT aTACGATGGTCTTGCGCAGAGTTTGGCAGCATTGCCACTGGACCTTTCACAGGGCGTGAGATCAAGCAAGCAGTACCTCCAGGACACATTCCCAC GCTGCTCAGTTCCAGCTTCCTTTGTG tGCAAGGTGACCCCAGTTCATG TGAATCTCATTTGTGATGGAGTTGATGG tTCAAAACTTGAACAAATCCTGTCAGCTGGCAATTCCTCGGCAGCCCTGTGCAATTTCACCATCACAGAACATGCCTGTTCCTCT gCTCCCTATCTCACATCCAGCAACTTGGTCACACTGCTGAACTGCACACTGAAAAGCCAAAACATATACCCAGTAGAAGTCTGGAAGCTTTTCTTCCAAAAAGCCTCTGCTGTACTGGACCAGGCCCTTGAGACATTTGCTAACATG GCCAGCAACAACACTTACCCGACCTCGTCAAATGTGCTCGAGGCTCTTGGAGAAGTGAGAATTGACAACTTCAACCAGGCACAACTACAGAGTGAGGAGTTCATTACCAGCTGGTTCAAAACAAAGATCCGTCCGTTTCTGGCCGTTCCATCTTTCAACTTCCTATTTTGCCTTAGCTCCAAAAACTTCAGCTGCCAGACATACCAGACTGT CATTCAGGCATTTGGAAGCCAAAAGGCATCCAtggacagagacacacagcaaGCAGTCTTCACTCACTTCATCAAACCGTTCTTGTCAAGAAATGACTCAACAG ATCCTGGCTGTGTCTCATCTATCACGGGGAGCCAAGCGTGGCTAAAGGCAAACCTTGGCGACTTCTCTGATTTTGCAACTGTGCAGGACTTGCAAGCCTTCAATCCTAATTTGTCCACT GCTGAATTGTTGTCAGTCCTCAGTCCTTCTCAGATGGCACAGCTGGTACTGAGTTTGGGAGCCTCCAATAACACAGATTTGATTGATCGTGTGTTTGAGCGACTGCAAGAGGGCAACGCTCTAAAAAATGTGGATGGATTCCTCACACAACTGACAGCCAATGGACAG ATGCCAATTTTCCAGCCTGTTGTGAGAGATCGGGTCATGAATACgaccttcatcatcatcagtccGCATTTCTCCACTTTCACGACAAACGACTATGAACTTTGGTTCCATGTGAAACTGATTCCTATCCTTGCCAGTTTTACTCCAGAAATGCTCATAAACACAACCACAAAAATCAGCTGCACAAACTACCAAGTCAT TGTGAGTGGGTTGGCTTTAGTTATCCAGGAGATGCCACTGTACAGACGGCAAGAGATCACACATGGTCTGCTGGGCTACCtaagaaatgctgaaaatgCCATCAATGAGCCAG CTTGCAGGCAACAAAATGAGAGTGATGCCCAATGGGTTAAAGCAAATCTGGGTCCATTCGTCCAATATACATCATACTCTGACCTCAAAGACTTCAACATCTCTACG GCTGGATTGTTGTCAACGCTCAATCCCTCTGAGGTGGCACAGCTGCTACTGAGCTCTGGAGCCTCAAATAACACAGATTTTATTGATCTTGTGTTTGAAAAGCTTGAAGAGGGCAATGTTCTAAAAAATGTGGATGAATTCctgacacagctgacagccaaTGGACAG ACCCCACATTTCCAGCCTGTTGTGAGAGATCGGGTCATGAATACgaccttcatcatcatcagtccaCATTTCTCCACTTTCACGACAAACGACTATGAACTTTGGTTCCATGTGAAACTGATTCCTATCCTTGCCAGTTTTACTCCAGAAATGCTCATAAACACAACCACAACCATCAGCTGCACGAACTACCAAGTCAT TGTGAGTGGGTTGGCTTTAGTTATCCAGGAGATGCCACTGTACAGACGGCAAGAGATCACACATGGTCTGCTGGGCTACCTAAGAAATGCTGACAATGCCATCAATGAGCCAG CTTGCAGGCAACAAAATGAGAGTGATGCCCAATGGGTTAAAGCAAATCTGGGTCTATTTGTCCAATATACATCATACTCTGACCTCAAAGACTTCAACATCTCCATG GTGAATATAGCAGATCTGCTCAGTTTTAGTCAGGTGGTCAACCTTGCAGCAACTCCTTCCCAGCTAAAGAGCAAGGAAGATGTTATGAACGTCATGGCAGTCATCAATCCTTTTGACTTTGGCGCTTTCTTTGATGAAGTCTCACCAGCTATTAAG GTCCACTCAGCTAACTACTCACAGGAAGTGAAGTCTGCATTCCTTGAAGCAGTTTTCAACAGAGGGAATCTGTCATCTCCAACTGTCAGTGATGGAGACTTCCTGCTATGGCTCAGAGTTCGCCTGAGTCCTCTCCTGACCAACCTCTCTTCCAGCCTGGTGACACCCTTATTCAGCATCGGGATAAAAAGgagttgtaacagcagccaagaGAT gtTTGCATTGCTGGACACATTGACCACAACACTCAGCAGCAGCACCCAAAGCGAGATCTACAAAAACATCATTGTCTTCCTTCAAG GTCCACCACCACTCAAGTGTTACGGTGGTGGAAGCTTCTTTGTCTATCTGAGGAACACTTTCCTCAGCTTTGGTTTTCCAGATTTGTCCACGTTAGTGTCACTTCTGCCACCAATGCGCAAATCAGAg CTTCTGGATACCATCAGCACCTCAGAGCTTGGCCAGTTCCTTAGTCAGCCCAATGTGATTGGTAACAGTACTGACATCTGTGTCATCTTCAACAACTACAACAACACTTCTGCCTTCCTTGAGACT GAGGATGTTCAAGACAATGTAAAGAAGGTGATCCTCCCCTGTATTTGGCCTTCTGCGCTGAATAGCAGGAGCAGAGCTGAGGCTAATTTATGGTTTGACCTACGACTGAGGAACTATCTTAGATTCCTCAGCAAGAGCCTCATCAGCCCCGACGAAGTGCAGAACGCCTCATGTTTTGCCTTCCAGAAACT GGTCTATGTGATGGGAAATAACTTCGCATACAACAGCTCTGAGTTTGAACAGCAGTACGTTTATACCACCATCAAGACCTACTTGAGTGCTG GTTCTGGAGCCAGATGCTACAATGCCAGTGATGCAGAACTGAACTCTACTGCCTGGTTTGTCAGTAACATCGGGAACTTTGTGACATTTATCACTCTGGATGACCTCACCACCTTTGTCTCCACCGCTCAG TTTCAAGTGTTCTTGAAGAACCAAGCCAACCTGGAACTCTTCAACAATAACGCAATCCCAGCAAATGTAACCAACTACTATGTCACACAGCTTTTTGCATTCGATCCGAACTTCAAGCCGGTCAA tctCCCAGGCTTTTTCCTGTGCTCTTCTGCGGTGCCACCTTTGGCATATACTACTATGACTGAAGCTGAAACCATGGTTATCTTAGACAATCTGAAGACTTTCTGCAATGGCACCCAGGACCCTGAG gtttctgctgctttggcatCCAACATCAAGACAATTACACCACAGATATTTACAGCTCTTGGAAGCTCCAGCGCAGGGCTGAGTAACAGCCAGATCAGTTCAGTTCCCTCATCAGTGCTCATCTCTTCTTTGTCCACCCTGGGCTCAATCAGTACCTGGAGCCAGGATCAGGCCTCAATAATCATCCAAACCCTTACTGCCTCAGGCTTCCAG ATCAACAGCGAATCTTCCCTGGCATCCCTTGGCACGCTTGTTATTGGACTTCCTTCAGAAGCAATAGAAAACACCAGCGCTTCTGTGCTACTCAGCGTCTCAAAGAGCACCACCTTCGTTTCCAACATGCTGGCAGCCCCAAGTGTTGTCCAAATGACCTTCGTCAAAAAG ATCATTTCTCTGGACACAAATCCATCACAAGTGGTGCTGAATGTGCCAGATGCTATGGCAGTTGAGATCCCACCATCCCTGTTGGTGTTTTCTGACCAATCTGCAGACATCACCGTGCTCAATAGAAAAACCTGGACACCAGATCAG gcTGCCATCTTTTTTGGGGTCCTTGACAACACAAACTTTGACATTGAGCA GCTTTCTCCCTCAGTGCTGCAAGGCTTCACTTGCACTTCTGCCCAGAAAATGACACAATTCAGGACCAAGGAGCTAATCAGGGCCTGTAGGCCCCGGTCAGGCCGAGCCAAAGTGCAGTTAAAGGAATCCCAG CTAACCTGCATGCTCAACTTGCTGAGTGGAGAAATCTCACAAAACTTTACAGATTATCCATCAGACATGCTTCTCTACTTAAG cagcaaaaatgtTAACAAAGGCAACTGCAGGTCATACTTTTCTGCACTGGGTGCGGCAGACTTCTCTGTGGCCTCCAAAATCTTGAATAAGGGCTCGCAGCTGTTCCGTGAAGCCACTGTGTGCTTG ggtATAAATGGCTTGAGCCTGAGCAGAGAGAATATAGAGATCTTGGGGAACATGGCTTGCACTCTGGATGGGTCTTACATACAGAACGCAGATCCTCTCATCCTGGAGAAACTTAAAGCCTGCAATGACTTCTCTGCCAGCCAGGTGGCAGCCATGGAGACATTGCTGCTGTCTGGAACAACACAATATGG AAATGCCGCTTCCTGGAACAAGCAAACACTGGAGAACCTCGTACCCCTTCCACTCTACTTCACAAGAAATATCTGGAACCGGTTCGATTCT acaacaaagaaaatgttcctGAAGACCTTCATGCCCAAACTGAGGaaagcaaacacagagaaaagcaaGCTCAAGACGCTGTTCCAAGCGATCAGCGGCCGGACAACAAAACGAGGAGCAG GTTGTACCAAGGGCAACATCACCCAGGTGATAGTTAGCGACTCCGCCTTCCCCTTTGGCTATGATCTCACGCAGTTTGACCTCTGCCTGGATGTTCCCGTTCTGAAAGAAAACCTCAACTCCATCTGCAACAAAGTGGATGATAATGGTTTCCAGACTGTCATCCTAAAGAAACTCAATGAG GCATTCCCGTCAGGGATTCCTGATCAGGATGTCCAGTTGCTTGGATCAGTGTCTCGTGTGGCATCACTTGACGATATATCCAAGTGGAACATAACCAAAATTGACACCCTTGCAGCTCTAATGAAAGCTGAAGATGGACCCTGGGAGGCAGCAAAG AGCAACAAAATCATCACTCAGTATCTGAGCACTTCTGGAAACTCGCTGGGCAGCACTGAGCTGACCATTATTGACTCCAACCTGTGCTCACTAAACACCAGTACACTGCAGACCATCAGCCCAGACAGCATCAG AAATGCCAGCCCTCTGAATGTGTCATCATGTTCAGCTGAGCAGAAGCAAGTCCTGTATGGCATCAGTACCACTTCCTTCAGCTCACAACGGTCCAGCTCCAGTATCATTTACCAGTTGATTAAGCCCTATCTAG GTGGAGCACCTCTGCAGGATATAGTAACACTGTCAACACAAAACATCAGCATGGACATAAGCACTTTCAGCAGTCTGGACCCTGCTGTTATAGCT AATTTGACTGTGAGCAACGTTAAAGGCCTCGTGGGTATGCACCTACCTGATCTGAAGCTGTTTGAGAATGATACTGTAGTTCAGACCTGGAtcaacctgcagctgcagtcaGAGCTGGACACACTGAATCTGGGTCTGATCAGCAACAGAATCAGCCCAACTCCAGGCTCCAACAGCACCACCACTGCACCAGGCTCCAACAGCACCACCACTGCACCAGGCTCCAACAGCACCACCACTGCACCAGGCTCCAACAGCACCACCATTGCACCAGGCTCCAACAGCACCACCACTGCACCAGGCTCCAACAGCACCACCACTGCACCAGGGTCCAACAGCACCACCATTGCACCAGGCTCCAACAGCACCACCACTGCACCAGGCTCCAACAGCACCACCATTGCACCAGGCTCCAACAGCACCACCACTGCACCAGGCTCCAACAGCACCACCACTGCCTCTCTAACCAATGGGGAAGTGGAGCTTGGAAAATCCCAGACAACTATGATGCTGGGTGCTCTGCTAACAGCTGTACTACAAATGCTACTACAACCAGCCTAA